From a single Helicovermis profundi genomic region:
- a CDS encoding DDE-type integrase/transposase/recombinase translates to MNNDDKQKIALFRYSILAPLISGTCDDSKSNKAFFRDASHNTYTNPRGMDTIISATTIERWYYSYQKYGFDGLMPKRRNDTGQSRKLDDDMIEQINYLKSEYPRIPATLIHQKLISNGTINKGEISLSTINRYVNQLNKNNLYTNNKDMRRYERPHINEVWCGDSSVGPYLMINRKKHKVWIIAMLDDASRMITGIDVFFNDNTVNVMSVLKSAVSKYGRPKRLNFDNGSSYKNKQITLLAARIGSTLNYNPPYTPTGKAKVERFFKTLKQQWMSGLNMNDFSSLEDLRLSLLIYVKSYNQKIHSSLNGLSPMDRFFSESALIKRLSEDHIYKSFLLEIERRVSTDNVVVINEVEYEVHYRFSKQRITLRYSPDMKNIFILDKYTGDLTPIKLLNKHENSKIKREKVKLTGGKN, encoded by the coding sequence ATGAATAACGATGATAAGCAAAAAATTGCACTTTTTAGGTATAGCATTCTTGCTCCATTAATTAGCGGAACATGTGATGATTCGAAATCTAATAAGGCTTTTTTTCGTGATGCCTCTCATAACACTTATACCAATCCGAGGGGCATGGATACTATTATTTCGGCTACAACTATAGAGCGTTGGTACTATAGTTATCAAAAATATGGTTTTGATGGTCTAATGCCTAAAAGGCGTAATGATACAGGTCAATCAAGAAAACTTGATGATGATATGATAGAGCAAATTAACTATCTTAAAAGTGAATATCCAAGAATTCCTGCTACATTAATTCATCAAAAGTTAATTAGTAATGGCACTATTAACAAAGGTGAAATTTCACTTTCAACAATTAATAGATATGTAAATCAATTAAATAAAAATAATCTTTATACCAATAATAAGGATATGAGAAGATATGAGCGTCCTCATATCAATGAAGTATGGTGTGGTGACAGCAGTGTTGGACCTTACTTAATGATTAATAGGAAAAAACATAAAGTGTGGATTATTGCTATGTTAGATGATGCTTCACGTATGATAACTGGTATTGACGTATTTTTTAATGATAATACAGTTAATGTAATGTCTGTACTAAAATCTGCAGTTTCAAAATATGGAAGACCAAAACGACTAAATTTTGATAATGGATCTTCATATAAAAATAAGCAAATCACCTTACTTGCTGCTCGCATTGGTTCAACGCTTAACTACAATCCACCTTATACACCAACTGGAAAAGCTAAGGTAGAAAGGTTCTTTAAAACCCTTAAACAACAGTGGATGAGTGGACTTAACATGAATGATTTTTCATCACTCGAGGATCTTCGTTTATCACTTTTAATATATGTAAAATCTTACAATCAAAAGATTCATAGTTCTTTAAACGGATTATCACCAATGGACCGTTTTTTTAGTGAATCAGCGCTTATCAAAAGATTAAGTGAAGATCATATTTATAAAAGTTTTCTACTTGAAATAGAGCGGCGAGTTTCAACAGATAATGTAGTTGTAATTAATGAAGTGGAATATGAAGTGCATTATAGATTTTCTAAACAAAGAATTACTTTAAGGTATTCACCTGATATGAAAAATATTTTTATATTAGATAAATATACAGGAGATTTAACGCCTATTAAGTTACTAAATAAGCATGAAAATTCTAAAATCAAACGTGAAAAAGTTAAATTAACAGGAGGAAAAAATTAA
- a CDS encoding ExeA family protein — protein MDYTSRFGLDFNPFIKNSKEIIIETSEYKETLLRLNILLETRGFGLITGSPGKGKTTIIRSWSKILNPSLFKVIYSSLSTLTVAEFYKNLAQQLGLEPMMRKNDNFKIIQNEITRYAVEKRITPVIIIDEANYINNGILNDLKILFNFEMDSKDRAVVLLVGLPNINNTLRLVSHEPLRQRITMNYHLDGLNKEEARSYIKNKLIGANCHVNIFSEGALEGIINSSNGIPRIINKICNACLLIGNNQNITDINNDIVMMAVNETELG, from the coding sequence ATGGATTATACAAGTCGTTTTGGGTTAGATTTTAACCCATTTATAAAAAATAGTAAAGAAATAATAATTGAAACATCTGAATACAAAGAAACTTTGTTAAGACTTAATATACTACTTGAAACTAGAGGATTTGGTCTTATTACAGGATCACCTGGAAAAGGTAAAACAACTATTATAAGAAGTTGGTCTAAAATACTAAATCCTTCACTTTTTAAGGTTATTTATAGTTCATTATCAACTCTAACTGTAGCTGAATTTTATAAAAATTTAGCTCAGCAATTAGGTTTAGAGCCAATGATGAGAAAAAATGATAATTTTAAGATAATTCAAAATGAAATTACTAGATACGCTGTTGAAAAACGCATAACTCCGGTTATTATTATTGATGAAGCAAATTACATTAATAATGGTATACTAAATGATTTGAAAATTCTTTTCAATTTTGAAATGGATTCAAAAGATCGTGCAGTTGTATTATTAGTTGGACTTCCAAATATAAATAATACTCTTAGATTAGTATCACACGAACCGCTAAGACAAAGAATAACTATGAATTATCATTTAGATGGACTAAATAAAGAAGAAGCTAGAAGCTATATAAAAAATAAACTCATCGGAGCTAATTGTCATGTAAATATTTTTAGTGAAGGAGCCTTAGAAGGCATAATTAACTCTTCAAATGGTATACCAAGAATTATTAATAAAATATGTAATGCATGCTTATTAATAGGTAATAATCAAAATATTACAGATATTAATAACGATATTGTAATGATGGCGGTTAATGAAACTGAATTAGGATAA
- a CDS encoding fructose-1,6-bisphosphatase, which translates to MKKIDYLKLISKRYPNIDLVSKEIINLSAIINLPKGTEHFLTDLHGEYESFSHVLRNASGVIRRKIDETFENRINETEKNELATLVYYPKNKLIYLHKKNEITNEWYFDAIYRLILLLRTASFKYTRSKVRKALPENFIYIIEELMQEQEDMESKKRYYNEIINTIIETKRADKFIIEISKSIRRLVIDKLHIVGDIYDRGDGSHKIMDELIKHHNCDIQWGNHDILWMGAAAGSGACVFNVLRIALRYANLETIQDGYGINLLPLAQFSDEIYSENKTDNENSIYKPKLQKNHMLRDRDLLLISKMQKAVAVIQFKLEGKIIKNNPAYEMEDRLFLDKLAVDNKTVKVEGKIYNMKDSFFPTLIKSNPYKLTEEEEELVKILISSFKHSEKLKEHIKFLYSKGSMYNKTNGNLLYHAAIPVDVKGEFIKAEFDGKIYFGKSLMDYFDLKAREAYFIENANNDILWYLWCGKNSPLFGKDKMKTFERLFIGDESLMRENKNAYYNFRNDESFIDKILIEFGLDTEKGHIVNGHVPVKTAKGENPVKAKGKLLVIDGGFSKAYQKITGIAGYTLTYNSQNIALVSHKPFLSFTESIYNNYDMLPKEVYIKEEEKRVLVADTDDGKELKKSILILKELLQCYRKGYINEL; encoded by the coding sequence ATGAAAAAAATAGATTATTTAAAATTGATTTCAAAGCGGTATCCAAATATAGACTTAGTAAGTAAAGAAATAATAAATTTAAGTGCTATTATAAATCTTCCAAAAGGAACTGAGCATTTTTTAACAGATTTACATGGAGAATATGAATCATTTTCTCATGTACTTAGAAATGCTTCTGGAGTTATTAGAAGAAAAATTGATGAAACATTTGAGAATCGTATTAATGAAACAGAAAAGAATGAACTTGCAACTCTAGTATATTATCCTAAAAATAAATTGATTTATTTACATAAAAAAAACGAAATAACAAATGAATGGTATTTTGATGCCATATATAGATTGATTTTACTGCTACGAACAGCATCTTTTAAATATACACGTTCGAAAGTAAGAAAAGCACTTCCTGAAAATTTTATATATATAATTGAAGAGCTAATGCAAGAACAAGAAGATATGGAATCAAAAAAGAGATATTATAATGAAATAATTAATACAATTATAGAAACAAAAAGAGCAGATAAATTTATTATTGAAATATCAAAGTCTATTAGAAGATTAGTAATTGATAAACTTCATATAGTTGGAGATATTTACGATAGGGGCGATGGATCTCATAAAATCATGGATGAACTTATAAAACATCATAATTGTGATATTCAGTGGGGAAATCATGATATATTGTGGATGGGAGCTGCAGCAGGATCAGGTGCTTGCGTATTTAATGTGCTTCGAATTGCACTTAGATATGCCAATTTAGAAACTATTCAAGATGGATATGGGATTAATTTACTTCCTTTAGCACAATTTTCTGATGAAATTTATAGTGAAAATAAGACTGATAATGAAAATTCAATCTATAAACCTAAATTACAAAAGAATCATATGTTACGTGATAGAGATTTATTATTAATAAGTAAGATGCAAAAAGCTGTAGCGGTAATACAATTTAAGTTAGAGGGAAAAATAATAAAAAATAATCCGGCTTATGAAATGGAGGATAGATTATTTTTAGATAAACTTGCAGTGGATAACAAGACTGTAAAAGTTGAAGGAAAAATCTATAATATGAAAGACTCTTTTTTCCCAACACTAATAAAAAGTAATCCATATAAACTTACTGAAGAGGAAGAGGAATTAGTAAAAATATTGATTTCTAGTTTTAAACACTCAGAAAAACTTAAAGAGCATATTAAGTTTCTATATTCTAAAGGAAGTATGTATAATAAAACGAACGGTAATTTACTATATCACGCAGCCATACCAGTTGATGTAAAAGGTGAATTTATTAAGGCTGAATTTGATGGGAAAATATACTTTGGTAAATCATTAATGGATTATTTTGATTTGAAAGCTAGAGAAGCATATTTTATAGAAAATGCAAATAATGATATTTTGTGGTACTTGTGGTGTGGCAAAAATTCTCCATTGTTTGGTAAAGATAAAATGAAAACATTTGAGCGGCTGTTTATAGGTGATGAAAGTCTTATGAGGGAAAATAAAAATGCTTATTATAATTTTAGAAACGATGAAAGTTTTATTGATAAAATATTGATAGAATTTGGGCTTGATACAGAAAAAGGGCATATAGTAAATGGGCATGTTCCAGTAAAAACTGCAAAGGGCGAAAATCCTGTAAAGGCAAAGGGAAAACTATTGGTAATTGATGGGGGATTTTCAAAAGCATATCAAAAAATAACTGGTATTGCGGGATATACATTGACTTACAATTCACAAAATATAGCTCTGGTTTCGCATAAACCATTTTTGTCATTTACAGAGTCTATTTATAATAACTATGATATGCTTCCAAAAGAGGTATATATAAAAGAAGAGGAAAAAAGAGTTTTAGTTGCAGATACTGATGATGGAAAAGAGCTAAAAAAATCAATTTTAATACTTAAAGAACTTTTGCAGTGCTATAGAAAAGGATATATAAATGAACTTTAG
- a CDS encoding mechanosensitive ion channel family protein has translation MNYYLDILSIYGFKILYSVVTLVVGLKIIKYSIKLLDKSFEKMKLDKSLVSFSRSFIKMALKVILFVTVASMLGVATTTFVAILGAMSLAIGLALQGSLANFAGGVLILGLKPFKVGDYIESVGHSGTVEGIQIFHTYLTTPDNKQIIIPNGSLANASIINYSFNNKRRVDLVFGVGYESSTKKVKEIILSTVKKHDKVLETPMPFVRMSSHGESSIDFTLRVWCKSEDYWDIHFDLIEEVKEAFDKEGINIPYPHMDINLLK, from the coding sequence ATGAATTATTATTTGGATATATTATCAATTTATGGATTTAAAATTTTATACTCTGTTGTAACTTTAGTTGTTGGACTTAAGATAATAAAATATAGTATAAAATTATTAGATAAGTCGTTTGAAAAGATGAAACTAGATAAATCATTAGTATCTTTTTCAAGATCCTTTATAAAAATGGCTCTTAAAGTTATTCTTTTTGTTACAGTAGCTTCAATGCTTGGAGTTGCGACGACTACTTTTGTAGCAATACTTGGTGCAATGAGTTTAGCTATTGGTCTTGCACTTCAAGGAAGTCTTGCAAATTTTGCTGGTGGAGTATTAATTTTAGGATTAAAACCATTTAAAGTTGGTGATTATATCGAGAGCGTTGGACATAGTGGAACAGTTGAAGGAATTCAGATTTTTCATACATACTTAACCACTCCTGATAATAAACAAATTATTATTCCGAATGGATCTTTAGCGAATGCTAGTATTATAAACTATTCATTTAATAATAAAAGAAGAGTCGATTTAGTATTTGGAGTTGGATATGAGTCATCTACTAAAAAAGTTAAAGAAATAATTTTATCTACCGTTAAAAAGCATGATAAAGTATTAGAAACTCCTATGCCTTTTGTTAGGATGTCTAGTCATGGTGAAAGTTCAATAGACTTTACCCTTAGAGTGTGGTGTAAATCTGAGGATTATTGGGATATACATTTTGATTTAATTGAGGAAGTAAAAGAAGCCTTTGATAAAGAAGGCATTAATATTCCATATCCACATATGGACATAAATTTACTTAAGTAA
- a CDS encoding MBL fold metallo-hydrolase has translation MGIEFCSLASGSSGNCQYIGTDKTGILLDAGLTGKYIKNALYNIGVDPLSIEAVLITHEHSDHVKAVGILMRKFGYKLYITEKTYEQVKLKIGKIDESKVIIIKKNDAFFIGDVNVKTYEVSHDAVDPIGYTFAKDNNKISVVTDLGVVTKYVLGEVKNSDLLLVESNHDKEMLMVGSYPYYLKKRIVSDDGHLSNEAAGELIKETVLNGNVKNVLLGHLSRENNFPELALKTVKNILEENNIIVGKDVNLDMTYRDKVSRFYKINKE, from the coding sequence ATGGGAATTGAATTCTGTTCATTGGCAAGTGGTAGTAGTGGTAATTGCCAATATATAGGCACTGATAAAACGGGTATATTACTTGATGCAGGTTTAACAGGAAAATACATTAAAAATGCATTATATAATATTGGTGTGGATCCACTTAGTATAGAAGCTGTATTAATAACACATGAGCATTCTGACCATGTTAAAGCGGTTGGAATACTAATGAGAAAATTTGGCTACAAATTATATATTACTGAAAAAACTTATGAGCAGGTAAAACTTAAAATAGGCAAAATAGATGAGAGTAAAGTTATAATTATAAAAAAAAATGATGCGTTTTTTATTGGAGATGTTAATGTAAAAACATATGAAGTTTCTCATGATGCTGTAGATCCAATTGGCTACACATTTGCTAAAGATAACAACAAAATATCGGTTGTAACAGATCTTGGTGTAGTTACGAAATATGTACTAGGTGAAGTAAAAAATTCTGATTTACTTTTAGTTGAATCAAATCATGATAAAGAAATGCTTATGGTTGGGTCTTATCCTTATTATTTGAAAAAGAGGATAGTATCAGATGATGGGCATTTATCCAATGAAGCTGCGGGTGAACTCATTAAAGAAACAGTGCTTAATGGAAATGTAAAAAATGTATTACTTGGCCATTTAAGTAGAGAAAATAATTTTCCTGAATTAGCTCTTAAAACTGTTAAAAATATTTTAGAAGAAAATAATATAATAGTAGGCAAAGATGTAAATTTAGATATGACTTATAGAGATAAAGTAAGCAGATTCTACAAAATTAATAAAGAATGA